Proteins encoded within one genomic window of Apis mellifera strain DH4 linkage group LG1, Amel_HAv3.1, whole genome shotgun sequence:
- the LOC410689 gene encoding ELAV-like protein 1 isoform X4 produces MMANGMDTVVQQNGGSTLGQASQEESKTNLIVNYLPQSMTQDEIRSLFSSIGEVESCKLIRDKLTGQSLGYGFVNYHRPEDAEKAINTLNGLRLQNKTIKVSYARPSSEAIKGANLYVSGLPKNMTQQDLENLFSPYGRIITSRILCDNITVRQFVTGGGDYLPEKMMMDPLNNLNRLPTGLSKGVGFIRFDQRVEAERAIQELNGTIPKGSSEPITVKFANNPSNNNKAIPPLAYLTPQATRRYGGPIHHPTGRFSTGKAMLAINKGLQRYSPLAGDLLANSMLPGNAMNGSGWCIFVYNLAPETEENVLWQLFGPFGAVQSVKVIRDLQTNKCKGFGFVTMTNYDEAVVAIQSLNGYTLGNRVLQVSFKTNKSKAA; encoded by the exons ATGATGGCGAACGGAATGGACACAGTCGTACAACAAAATGGTGGATCCACCCTCGGACAGGCCTCGCAGGAAGAGTCGAAAACGAATCTCATAGTAAATTACTTGCCCCAGAGCATGACACAGGATGAGATTCGATCCCTCTTCTCGAGCATTGGCGAGGTTGAGAGTTGCAAGTTGATTCGTGATAAACTCACCG GTCAGAGTTTAGGTTACGGTTTCGTTAACTATCACCGGCCTGAGGATGCTGAGAAGGCGATAAACACGCTCAACGGTCTTCGTCTGCAAAATAAAACGATCAAG gtATCGTACGCGAGACCGAGCAGCGAGGCGATCAAAGGCGCAAACTTGTACGTGAGCGGTTTGCCGAAGAACATGACGCAACAAGATCTGGAGAATCTATTCAGCCCGTACGGCAGAATCATCACGTCGCGGATACTTTGCGACAACATCACCG TACGACAGTTTGTGACCGGCGGCGGAGACTATTTGCCCG AGAAGATGATGATGGACCCGTTGAATAACTTGAACCGATTACCGACAGGATTGTCGAAAGGGGTCGGTTTCATAAGGTTCGACCAGCGGGTCGAGGCCGAGAGGGCGATCCAAGAATTAAACGGTACCATTCCGAAGGGCTCGTCCGAGCCGATCACCGTCAAGTTCGCCAACAATCcgagcaacaacaacaaggcGATACCGCCGTTGGCCTATCTGACACCGCAGGCGACCCGACGATATGGCGGCCCAATCCACCATCCGACCGGCCGCTTCAG CACTGGCAAGGCCATGCTTGCCATTAACAAAGGCTTACAGAG GTACAGCCCGCTGGCAGGCGATCTATTGGCAAACTCGATGCTACCCGGGAACGCGATGAATGGTTCCGGCTGGTGTATCTTCGTGTATAATCTCGCCCCAGAGACCGAGGAGAACGTGCTGTGGCAGTTGTTCGGTCCGTTCGGCGCCGTCCAATCGGTCAAAGTGATCCGCGACCTGCAGACGAACAAGTGCAAAGGCTTCGGTTTCGTGACGATGACCAACTATGACGAGGCGGTGGTCGCCATCCAGAGCTTGAACGGTTACACGCTCGGTAACCGGGTTCTCCAAGTGAGCTTCAAGACGAACAAGAGCAAGGCGGCGTAG
- the LOC410689 gene encoding ELAV-like protein 1 isoform X2, with product MMANGMDTVVQQNGGSTLGQASQEESKTNLIVNYLPQSMTQDEIRSLFSSIGEVESCKLIRDKLTGQSLGYGFVNYHRPEDAEKAINTLNGLRLQNKTIKVSYARPSSEAIKGANLYVSGLPKNMTQQDLENLFSPYGRIITSRILCDNITVRQFVTGGGDYLPEKMMMDPLNNLNRLPTGLSKGVGFIRFDQRVEAERAIQELNGTIPKGSSEPITVKFANNPSNNNKAIPPLAYLTPQATRRYGGPIHHPTGRFRYIPLSPLSSTGKAMLAINKGLQRYSPLAGDLLANSMLPGNAMNGSGWCIFVYNLAPETEENVLWQLFGPFGAVQSVKVIRDLQTNKCKGFGFVTMTNYDEAVVAIQSLNGYTLGNRVLQVSFKTNKSKAA from the exons ATGATGGCGAACGGAATGGACACAGTCGTACAACAAAATGGTGGATCCACCCTCGGACAGGCCTCGCAGGAAGAGTCGAAAACGAATCTCATAGTAAATTACTTGCCCCAGAGCATGACACAGGATGAGATTCGATCCCTCTTCTCGAGCATTGGCGAGGTTGAGAGTTGCAAGTTGATTCGTGATAAACTCACCG GTCAGAGTTTAGGTTACGGTTTCGTTAACTATCACCGGCCTGAGGATGCTGAGAAGGCGATAAACACGCTCAACGGTCTTCGTCTGCAAAATAAAACGATCAAG gtATCGTACGCGAGACCGAGCAGCGAGGCGATCAAAGGCGCAAACTTGTACGTGAGCGGTTTGCCGAAGAACATGACGCAACAAGATCTGGAGAATCTATTCAGCCCGTACGGCAGAATCATCACGTCGCGGATACTTTGCGACAACATCACCG TACGACAGTTTGTGACCGGCGGCGGAGACTATTTGCCCG AGAAGATGATGATGGACCCGTTGAATAACTTGAACCGATTACCGACAGGATTGTCGAAAGGGGTCGGTTTCATAAGGTTCGACCAGCGGGTCGAGGCCGAGAGGGCGATCCAAGAATTAAACGGTACCATTCCGAAGGGCTCGTCCGAGCCGATCACCGTCAAGTTCGCCAACAATCcgagcaacaacaacaaggcGATACCGCCGTTGGCCTATCTGACACCGCAGGCGACCCGACGATATGGCGGCCCAATCCACCATCCGACCGGCCGCTTCAGGTACATTCCACTGTCGCCACTATCCAG CACTGGCAAGGCCATGCTTGCCATTAACAAAGGCTTACAGAG GTACAGCCCGCTGGCAGGCGATCTATTGGCAAACTCGATGCTACCCGGGAACGCGATGAATGGTTCCGGCTGGTGTATCTTCGTGTATAATCTCGCCCCAGAGACCGAGGAGAACGTGCTGTGGCAGTTGTTCGGTCCGTTCGGCGCCGTCCAATCGGTCAAAGTGATCCGCGACCTGCAGACGAACAAGTGCAAAGGCTTCGGTTTCGTGACGATGACCAACTATGACGAGGCGGTGGTCGCCATCCAGAGCTTGAACGGTTACACGCTCGGTAACCGGGTTCTCCAAGTGAGCTTCAAGACGAACAAGAGCAAGGCGGCGTAG
- the LOC410689 gene encoding ELAV-like protein 1 isoform X9, protein MMANGMDTVVQQNGGSTLGQASQEESKTNLIVNYLPQSMTQDEIRSLFSSIGEVESCKLIRDKLTGQSLGYGFVNYHRPEDAEKAINTLNGLRLQNKTIKVSYARPSSEAIKGANLYVSGLPKNMTQQDLENLFSPYGRIITSRILCDNITVRQFVTGGGDYLPGLSKGVGFIRFDQRVEAERAIQELNGTIPKGSSEPITVKFANNPSNNNKAIPPLAYLTPQATRRYGGPIHHPTGRFRYIPLSPLSSTGKAMLAINKGLQRYSPLAGDLLANSMLPGNAMNGSGWCIFVYNLAPETEENVLWQLFGPFGAVQSVKVIRDLQTNKCKGFGFVTMTNYDEAVVAIQSLNGYTLGNRVLQVSFKTNKSKAA, encoded by the exons ATGATGGCGAACGGAATGGACACAGTCGTACAACAAAATGGTGGATCCACCCTCGGACAGGCCTCGCAGGAAGAGTCGAAAACGAATCTCATAGTAAATTACTTGCCCCAGAGCATGACACAGGATGAGATTCGATCCCTCTTCTCGAGCATTGGCGAGGTTGAGAGTTGCAAGTTGATTCGTGATAAACTCACCG GTCAGAGTTTAGGTTACGGTTTCGTTAACTATCACCGGCCTGAGGATGCTGAGAAGGCGATAAACACGCTCAACGGTCTTCGTCTGCAAAATAAAACGATCAAG gtATCGTACGCGAGACCGAGCAGCGAGGCGATCAAAGGCGCAAACTTGTACGTGAGCGGTTTGCCGAAGAACATGACGCAACAAGATCTGGAGAATCTATTCAGCCCGTACGGCAGAATCATCACGTCGCGGATACTTTGCGACAACATCACCG TACGACAGTTTGTGACCGGCGGCGGAGACTATTTGCCCG GATTGTCGAAAGGGGTCGGTTTCATAAGGTTCGACCAGCGGGTCGAGGCCGAGAGGGCGATCCAAGAATTAAACGGTACCATTCCGAAGGGCTCGTCCGAGCCGATCACCGTCAAGTTCGCCAACAATCcgagcaacaacaacaaggcGATACCGCCGTTGGCCTATCTGACACCGCAGGCGACCCGACGATATGGCGGCCCAATCCACCATCCGACCGGCCGCTTCAGGTACATTCCACTGTCGCCACTATCCAG CACTGGCAAGGCCATGCTTGCCATTAACAAAGGCTTACAGAG GTACAGCCCGCTGGCAGGCGATCTATTGGCAAACTCGATGCTACCCGGGAACGCGATGAATGGTTCCGGCTGGTGTATCTTCGTGTATAATCTCGCCCCAGAGACCGAGGAGAACGTGCTGTGGCAGTTGTTCGGTCCGTTCGGCGCCGTCCAATCGGTCAAAGTGATCCGCGACCTGCAGACGAACAAGTGCAAAGGCTTCGGTTTCGTGACGATGACCAACTATGACGAGGCGGTGGTCGCCATCCAGAGCTTGAACGGTTACACGCTCGGTAACCGGGTTCTCCAAGTGAGCTTCAAGACGAACAAGAGCAAGGCGGCGTAG
- the LOC410689 gene encoding ELAV-like protein 1 isoform X7, whose product MMANGMDTVVQQNGGSTLGQASQEESKTNLIVNYLPQSMTQDEIRSLFSSIGEVESCKLIRDKLTGQSLGYGFVNYHRPEDAEKAINTLNGLRLQNKTIKVSYARPSSEAIKGANLYVSGLPKNMTQQDLENLFSPYGRIITSRILCDNITVRQFVTGGGDYLPEKMMMDPLNNLNRLPTGLSKGVGFIRFDQRVEAERAIQELNGTIPKGSSEPITVKFANNPSNNNKAIPPLAYLTPQATRRYGGPIHHPTGRFRYIPLSPLSRYSPLAGDLLANSMLPGNAMNGSGWCIFVYNLAPETEENVLWQLFGPFGAVQSVKVIRDLQTNKCKGFGFVTMTNYDEAVVAIQSLNGYTLGNRVLQVSFKTNKSKAA is encoded by the exons ATGATGGCGAACGGAATGGACACAGTCGTACAACAAAATGGTGGATCCACCCTCGGACAGGCCTCGCAGGAAGAGTCGAAAACGAATCTCATAGTAAATTACTTGCCCCAGAGCATGACACAGGATGAGATTCGATCCCTCTTCTCGAGCATTGGCGAGGTTGAGAGTTGCAAGTTGATTCGTGATAAACTCACCG GTCAGAGTTTAGGTTACGGTTTCGTTAACTATCACCGGCCTGAGGATGCTGAGAAGGCGATAAACACGCTCAACGGTCTTCGTCTGCAAAATAAAACGATCAAG gtATCGTACGCGAGACCGAGCAGCGAGGCGATCAAAGGCGCAAACTTGTACGTGAGCGGTTTGCCGAAGAACATGACGCAACAAGATCTGGAGAATCTATTCAGCCCGTACGGCAGAATCATCACGTCGCGGATACTTTGCGACAACATCACCG TACGACAGTTTGTGACCGGCGGCGGAGACTATTTGCCCG AGAAGATGATGATGGACCCGTTGAATAACTTGAACCGATTACCGACAGGATTGTCGAAAGGGGTCGGTTTCATAAGGTTCGACCAGCGGGTCGAGGCCGAGAGGGCGATCCAAGAATTAAACGGTACCATTCCGAAGGGCTCGTCCGAGCCGATCACCGTCAAGTTCGCCAACAATCcgagcaacaacaacaaggcGATACCGCCGTTGGCCTATCTGACACCGCAGGCGACCCGACGATATGGCGGCCCAATCCACCATCCGACCGGCCGCTTCAGGTACATTCCACTGTCGCCACTATCCAG GTACAGCCCGCTGGCAGGCGATCTATTGGCAAACTCGATGCTACCCGGGAACGCGATGAATGGTTCCGGCTGGTGTATCTTCGTGTATAATCTCGCCCCAGAGACCGAGGAGAACGTGCTGTGGCAGTTGTTCGGTCCGTTCGGCGCCGTCCAATCGGTCAAAGTGATCCGCGACCTGCAGACGAACAAGTGCAAAGGCTTCGGTTTCGTGACGATGACCAACTATGACGAGGCGGTGGTCGCCATCCAGAGCTTGAACGGTTACACGCTCGGTAACCGGGTTCTCCAAGTGAGCTTCAAGACGAACAAGAGCAAGGCGGCGTAG
- the LOC410689 gene encoding ELAV-like protein 1 isoform X11, producing the protein MMANGMDTVVQQNGGSTLGQASQEESKTNLIVNYLPQSMTQDEIRSLFSSIGEVESCKLIRDKLTGQSLGYGFVNYHRPEDAEKAINTLNGLRLQNKTIKVSYARPSSEAIKGANLYVSGLPKNMTQQDLENLFSPYGRIITSRILCDNITVRQFVTGGGDYLPEKMMMDPLNNLNRLPTGLSKGVGFIRFDQRVEAERAIQELNGTIPKGSSEPITVKFANNPSNNNKAIPPLAYLTPQATRRYGGPIHHPTGRFRYSPLAGDLLANSMLPGNAMNGSGWCIFVYNLAPETEENVLWQLFGPFGAVQSVKVIRDLQTNKCKGFGFVTMTNYDEAVVAIQSLNGYTLGNRVLQVSFKTNKSKAA; encoded by the exons ATGATGGCGAACGGAATGGACACAGTCGTACAACAAAATGGTGGATCCACCCTCGGACAGGCCTCGCAGGAAGAGTCGAAAACGAATCTCATAGTAAATTACTTGCCCCAGAGCATGACACAGGATGAGATTCGATCCCTCTTCTCGAGCATTGGCGAGGTTGAGAGTTGCAAGTTGATTCGTGATAAACTCACCG GTCAGAGTTTAGGTTACGGTTTCGTTAACTATCACCGGCCTGAGGATGCTGAGAAGGCGATAAACACGCTCAACGGTCTTCGTCTGCAAAATAAAACGATCAAG gtATCGTACGCGAGACCGAGCAGCGAGGCGATCAAAGGCGCAAACTTGTACGTGAGCGGTTTGCCGAAGAACATGACGCAACAAGATCTGGAGAATCTATTCAGCCCGTACGGCAGAATCATCACGTCGCGGATACTTTGCGACAACATCACCG TACGACAGTTTGTGACCGGCGGCGGAGACTATTTGCCCG AGAAGATGATGATGGACCCGTTGAATAACTTGAACCGATTACCGACAGGATTGTCGAAAGGGGTCGGTTTCATAAGGTTCGACCAGCGGGTCGAGGCCGAGAGGGCGATCCAAGAATTAAACGGTACCATTCCGAAGGGCTCGTCCGAGCCGATCACCGTCAAGTTCGCCAACAATCcgagcaacaacaacaaggcGATACCGCCGTTGGCCTATCTGACACCGCAGGCGACCCGACGATATGGCGGCCCAATCCACCATCCGACCGGCCGCTTCAG GTACAGCCCGCTGGCAGGCGATCTATTGGCAAACTCGATGCTACCCGGGAACGCGATGAATGGTTCCGGCTGGTGTATCTTCGTGTATAATCTCGCCCCAGAGACCGAGGAGAACGTGCTGTGGCAGTTGTTCGGTCCGTTCGGCGCCGTCCAATCGGTCAAAGTGATCCGCGACCTGCAGACGAACAAGTGCAAAGGCTTCGGTTTCGTGACGATGACCAACTATGACGAGGCGGTGGTCGCCATCCAGAGCTTGAACGGTTACACGCTCGGTAACCGGGTTCTCCAAGTGAGCTTCAAGACGAACAAGAGCAAGGCGGCGTAG
- the LOC410689 gene encoding ELAV-like protein 3 isoform X8: MMANGMDTVVQQNGGSTLGQASQEESKTNLIVNYLPQSMTQDEIRSLFSSIGEVESCKLIRDKLTGQSLGYGFVNYHRPEDAEKAINTLNGLRLQNKTIKVSYARPSSEAIKGANLYVSGLPKNMTQQDLENLFSPYGRIITSRILCDNITVRQFVTGGGDYLPGLSKGVGFIRFDQRVEAERAIQELNGTIPKGSSEPITVKFANNPSNNNKAIPPLAYLTPQATRRYGGPIHHPTGRFRYIPLSPLSSTGKAMLAINKGLQSRYSPLAGDLLANSMLPGNAMNGSGWCIFVYNLAPETEENVLWQLFGPFGAVQSVKVIRDLQTNKCKGFGFVTMTNYDEAVVAIQSLNGYTLGNRVLQVSFKTNKSKAA; encoded by the exons ATGATGGCGAACGGAATGGACACAGTCGTACAACAAAATGGTGGATCCACCCTCGGACAGGCCTCGCAGGAAGAGTCGAAAACGAATCTCATAGTAAATTACTTGCCCCAGAGCATGACACAGGATGAGATTCGATCCCTCTTCTCGAGCATTGGCGAGGTTGAGAGTTGCAAGTTGATTCGTGATAAACTCACCG GTCAGAGTTTAGGTTACGGTTTCGTTAACTATCACCGGCCTGAGGATGCTGAGAAGGCGATAAACACGCTCAACGGTCTTCGTCTGCAAAATAAAACGATCAAG gtATCGTACGCGAGACCGAGCAGCGAGGCGATCAAAGGCGCAAACTTGTACGTGAGCGGTTTGCCGAAGAACATGACGCAACAAGATCTGGAGAATCTATTCAGCCCGTACGGCAGAATCATCACGTCGCGGATACTTTGCGACAACATCACCG TACGACAGTTTGTGACCGGCGGCGGAGACTATTTGCCCG GATTGTCGAAAGGGGTCGGTTTCATAAGGTTCGACCAGCGGGTCGAGGCCGAGAGGGCGATCCAAGAATTAAACGGTACCATTCCGAAGGGCTCGTCCGAGCCGATCACCGTCAAGTTCGCCAACAATCcgagcaacaacaacaaggcGATACCGCCGTTGGCCTATCTGACACCGCAGGCGACCCGACGATATGGCGGCCCAATCCACCATCCGACCGGCCGCTTCAGGTACATTCCACTGTCGCCACTATCCAG CACTGGCAAGGCCATGCTTGCCATTAACAAAGGCTTACAGAG TAG GTACAGCCCGCTGGCAGGCGATCTATTGGCAAACTCGATGCTACCCGGGAACGCGATGAATGGTTCCGGCTGGTGTATCTTCGTGTATAATCTCGCCCCAGAGACCGAGGAGAACGTGCTGTGGCAGTTGTTCGGTCCGTTCGGCGCCGTCCAATCGGTCAAAGTGATCCGCGACCTGCAGACGAACAAGTGCAAAGGCTTCGGTTTCGTGACGATGACCAACTATGACGAGGCGGTGGTCGCCATCCAGAGCTTGAACGGTTACACGCTCGGTAACCGGGTTCTCCAAGTGAGCTTCAAGACGAACAAGAGCAAGGCGGCGTAG
- the LOC410689 gene encoding ELAV-like protein 2 isoform X17, with protein MMANGMDTVVQQNGGSTLGQASQEESKTNLIVNYLPQSMTQDEIRSLFSSIGEVESCKLIRDKLTGQSLGYGFVNYHRPEDAEKAINTLNGLRLQNKTIKVSYARPSSEAIKGANLYVSGLPKNMTQQDLENLFSPYGRIITSRILCDNITGLSKGVGFIRFDQRVEAERAIQELNGTIPKGSSEPITVKFANNPSNNNKAIPPLAYLTPQATRRYGGPIHHPTGRFRYSPLAGDLLANSMLPGNAMNGSGWCIFVYNLAPETEENVLWQLFGPFGAVQSVKVIRDLQTNKCKGFGFVTMTNYDEAVVAIQSLNGYTLGNRVLQVSFKTNKSKAA; from the exons ATGATGGCGAACGGAATGGACACAGTCGTACAACAAAATGGTGGATCCACCCTCGGACAGGCCTCGCAGGAAGAGTCGAAAACGAATCTCATAGTAAATTACTTGCCCCAGAGCATGACACAGGATGAGATTCGATCCCTCTTCTCGAGCATTGGCGAGGTTGAGAGTTGCAAGTTGATTCGTGATAAACTCACCG GTCAGAGTTTAGGTTACGGTTTCGTTAACTATCACCGGCCTGAGGATGCTGAGAAGGCGATAAACACGCTCAACGGTCTTCGTCTGCAAAATAAAACGATCAAG gtATCGTACGCGAGACCGAGCAGCGAGGCGATCAAAGGCGCAAACTTGTACGTGAGCGGTTTGCCGAAGAACATGACGCAACAAGATCTGGAGAATCTATTCAGCCCGTACGGCAGAATCATCACGTCGCGGATACTTTGCGACAACATCACCG GATTGTCGAAAGGGGTCGGTTTCATAAGGTTCGACCAGCGGGTCGAGGCCGAGAGGGCGATCCAAGAATTAAACGGTACCATTCCGAAGGGCTCGTCCGAGCCGATCACCGTCAAGTTCGCCAACAATCcgagcaacaacaacaaggcGATACCGCCGTTGGCCTATCTGACACCGCAGGCGACCCGACGATATGGCGGCCCAATCCACCATCCGACCGGCCGCTTCAG GTACAGCCCGCTGGCAGGCGATCTATTGGCAAACTCGATGCTACCCGGGAACGCGATGAATGGTTCCGGCTGGTGTATCTTCGTGTATAATCTCGCCCCAGAGACCGAGGAGAACGTGCTGTGGCAGTTGTTCGGTCCGTTCGGCGCCGTCCAATCGGTCAAAGTGATCCGCGACCTGCAGACGAACAAGTGCAAAGGCTTCGGTTTCGTGACGATGACCAACTATGACGAGGCGGTGGTCGCCATCCAGAGCTTGAACGGTTACACGCTCGGTAACCGGGTTCTCCAAGTGAGCTTCAAGACGAACAAGAGCAAGGCGGCGTAG
- the LOC410689 gene encoding ELAV-like protein 2 isoform X16, producing the protein MMANGMDTVVQQNGGSTLGQASQEESKTNLIVNYLPQSMTQDEIRSLFSSIGEVESCKLIRDKLTGQSLGYGFVNYHRPEDAEKAINTLNGLRLQNKTIKVSYARPSSEAIKGANLYVSGLPKNMTQQDLENLFSPYGRIITSRILCDNITGLSKGVGFIRFDQRVEAERAIQELNGTIPKGSSEPITVKFANNPSNNNKAIPPLAYLTPQATRRYGGPIHHPTGRFRYIPLSPLSRYSPLAGDLLANSMLPGNAMNGSGWCIFVYNLAPETEENVLWQLFGPFGAVQSVKVIRDLQTNKCKGFGFVTMTNYDEAVVAIQSLNGYTLGNRVLQVSFKTNKSKAA; encoded by the exons ATGATGGCGAACGGAATGGACACAGTCGTACAACAAAATGGTGGATCCACCCTCGGACAGGCCTCGCAGGAAGAGTCGAAAACGAATCTCATAGTAAATTACTTGCCCCAGAGCATGACACAGGATGAGATTCGATCCCTCTTCTCGAGCATTGGCGAGGTTGAGAGTTGCAAGTTGATTCGTGATAAACTCACCG GTCAGAGTTTAGGTTACGGTTTCGTTAACTATCACCGGCCTGAGGATGCTGAGAAGGCGATAAACACGCTCAACGGTCTTCGTCTGCAAAATAAAACGATCAAG gtATCGTACGCGAGACCGAGCAGCGAGGCGATCAAAGGCGCAAACTTGTACGTGAGCGGTTTGCCGAAGAACATGACGCAACAAGATCTGGAGAATCTATTCAGCCCGTACGGCAGAATCATCACGTCGCGGATACTTTGCGACAACATCACCG GATTGTCGAAAGGGGTCGGTTTCATAAGGTTCGACCAGCGGGTCGAGGCCGAGAGGGCGATCCAAGAATTAAACGGTACCATTCCGAAGGGCTCGTCCGAGCCGATCACCGTCAAGTTCGCCAACAATCcgagcaacaacaacaaggcGATACCGCCGTTGGCCTATCTGACACCGCAGGCGACCCGACGATATGGCGGCCCAATCCACCATCCGACCGGCCGCTTCAGGTACATTCCACTGTCGCCACTATCCAG GTACAGCCCGCTGGCAGGCGATCTATTGGCAAACTCGATGCTACCCGGGAACGCGATGAATGGTTCCGGCTGGTGTATCTTCGTGTATAATCTCGCCCCAGAGACCGAGGAGAACGTGCTGTGGCAGTTGTTCGGTCCGTTCGGCGCCGTCCAATCGGTCAAAGTGATCCGCGACCTGCAGACGAACAAGTGCAAAGGCTTCGGTTTCGTGACGATGACCAACTATGACGAGGCGGTGGTCGCCATCCAGAGCTTGAACGGTTACACGCTCGGTAACCGGGTTCTCCAAGTGAGCTTCAAGACGAACAAGAGCAAGGCGGCGTAG
- the LOC410689 gene encoding ELAV-like protein 2 isoform X18 — protein sequence MMANGMDTVVQQNGGSTLGQASQEESKTNLIVNYLPQSMTQDEIRSLFSSIGEVESCKLIRDKLTGQSLGYGFVNYHRPEDAEKAINTLNGLRLQNKTIKVSYARPSSEAIKGANLYVSGLPKNMTQQDLENLFSPYGRIITSRILCDNITVRQFVTGGGDYLPEKMMMDPLNNLNRLPTGLSKGVGFIRFDQRVEAERAIQELNGTIPKGSSEPITVKFANNPSNNNKAIPPLAYLTPQATRRYGGPIHHPTGRFRYIPLSPLSRNREDGISGPRKHYRGCEADDEFD from the exons ATGATGGCGAACGGAATGGACACAGTCGTACAACAAAATGGTGGATCCACCCTCGGACAGGCCTCGCAGGAAGAGTCGAAAACGAATCTCATAGTAAATTACTTGCCCCAGAGCATGACACAGGATGAGATTCGATCCCTCTTCTCGAGCATTGGCGAGGTTGAGAGTTGCAAGTTGATTCGTGATAAACTCACCG GTCAGAGTTTAGGTTACGGTTTCGTTAACTATCACCGGCCTGAGGATGCTGAGAAGGCGATAAACACGCTCAACGGTCTTCGTCTGCAAAATAAAACGATCAAG gtATCGTACGCGAGACCGAGCAGCGAGGCGATCAAAGGCGCAAACTTGTACGTGAGCGGTTTGCCGAAGAACATGACGCAACAAGATCTGGAGAATCTATTCAGCCCGTACGGCAGAATCATCACGTCGCGGATACTTTGCGACAACATCACCG TACGACAGTTTGTGACCGGCGGCGGAGACTATTTGCCCG AGAAGATGATGATGGACCCGTTGAATAACTTGAACCGATTACCGACAGGATTGTCGAAAGGGGTCGGTTTCATAAGGTTCGACCAGCGGGTCGAGGCCGAGAGGGCGATCCAAGAATTAAACGGTACCATTCCGAAGGGCTCGTCCGAGCCGATCACCGTCAAGTTCGCCAACAATCcgagcaacaacaacaaggcGATACCGCCGTTGGCCTATCTGACACCGCAGGCGACCCGACGATATGGCGGCCCAATCCACCATCCGACCGGCCGCTTCAGGTACATTCCACTGTCGCCACTATCCAG AAATCGGGAGGACGGAATTTCTGGTCCTCGGAAACATTACCGTGGATGCGAGGCTGACGACGAATTCGATTAA